The genomic region CTCTTTCATGGCTTCTATTAAGATACTTACAAGACCAGCATAGTTAACTTGCTTGAAGCCTGTTTTTGGTGAAGTACTTACAAGCTCAGGAAATACTTGCTCTACATCTTGTGCTATAACGCCAATATCTTTTTGGTTATCGCTACGCCATTCAAAGCTTACTCCGTTTAGTTGTACAGCTTTATCAAGAGCATTATCAATGGGAATAATATTTTGTTTTAGGTGTTGGTCGCTAAAGCGTGGTCTGGGTAGAGAATCAATATAATCCATTGCGCATTCAAGTTGCTCTTTCCATGTTGATAGCTGGTTGCATTCATCTGGATAATCAGCTGCATGAGATGTAAGAGTGAGTGAAGTTAAACAGAGAGTTGCTATAATTTTTTTCATGTATGACGTCCGTACTTGATTTGTATCATTGTTTCCTATTTATTATCAATCTATACAGCGTTGGTTTTATATGTAAATTATGAAACAGATTGTAACTATACTTTAATGATTATGAGCTATGTAACCACTATTGGCTTTCTTCGTTTCTAGCTTGAGATAAAGCTGATGCTAATGAGTCGATGATTCCATAAAAGCTGAAAATATAGTTTAGTCTTCGCTCTGAATAATATAGTCTGCATAAGTATTCAACTGTAAAAAAGCTCATCTAAAAACAACAGGAGTAAAAATACTCGTCGTAAAAAACTACGTACATCAAATCCTAGTTGCAGTCTTGATACCAATAAAAGGGGGGGAGTTATGAAGCAAAAATTCAAGAACTAGAAGATGAAGAACTAAAACAGTTTGTTTGCAGCTTGTATGAGATTACCGGAAAAATTATATCTAAATGGAATTGATTCTTTAGCGTTCCAACAATAATTATAAACACTATTTTAAATCTCTATCTACCCGGATAGTTCTTATTATGCTTTATTTTGGATGTAGGCTACTATCATGGCTGAAGTAGCCACGTTTAACTCTACCTGATACGCAAAAACCAAATCTGAATCAGTACCAGCATACCCAAGTAGTGTTGTCTAGACTACTTATTAGAAGACAGTTAGTAGTGGTGCAGTTTAGAAGGTCTGTAATTAGCGATAAGTATTTTTCACGTATTAGCCAAATATCGTTAGCTGCCTGTTTATGCTTTTGTGCTAATTCACCCAAGTCATAGTTTTTCGTATAGGCATTAAGAACTAGAAGGATCGTGGAAACAATAACACCTATCCCAGCACCCACGTCACCTGCACCGAAAAATATAGAGATAATTCCGCCAGTAATTATTGCAGATAGTACAATTTGCCACAATTTAATTGATGACAAACGTTCCAGCAATATATCCGCACACTTCTCGTGCGTCTTGTGAGAGTAAACCACTCTACCGAATGATTCTCTGAGCTGACCCTCAAGTATTTTTCTTGATTCAGGGGTATCGTTAGTCTGGGAATGTTGTTCCAAAGATTT from Spartinivicinus poritis harbors:
- a CDS encoding tail fiber domain-containing protein; the protein is MKKIIATLCLTSLTLTSHAADYPDECNQLSTWKEQLECAMDYIDSLPRPRFSDQHLKQNIIPIDNALDKAVQLNGVSFEWRSDNQKDIGVIAQDVEQVFPELVSTSPKTGFKQVNYAGLVSILIEAMKELKRDNETLREELGL
- a CDS encoding SLATT domain-containing protein, with product MEQHSQTNDTPESRKILEGQLRESFGRVVYSHKTHEKCADILLERLSSIKLWQIVLSAIITGGIISIFFGAGDVGAGIGVIVSTILLVLNAYTKNYDLGELAQKHKQAANDIWLIREKYLSLITDLLNCTTTNCLLISSLDNTTWVCWY